From a region of the Pseudomonadota bacterium genome:
- a CDS encoding LysR family transcriptional regulator yields MAACLPVGREEPPDDRTRRHMELSMDMQRLRIFCEVYRQRGFSQAARRLKLTQSAVSQQVRALERELGVALFDPQSRASPTAAGDYLFREGNLILATVEDVCRGAQGAGGLGSGMVKFGMIDTAAIEIMPGVLSAFRRAHPEVKVEAVVRASGELMEMVAGHEIEFAIAVTNRTPQGLDSSTVYRDSIVAVVPQGSRFKGPRVSIRELRGEPLILYPLSSHSRMLIEDVFRSNGMVPTVAMEMHYPEAICSLVAQGMGVGLISELSAREQKLRGQRAVMIREFEGVREIGIVLHKRRRPSPQARALMDAVNAAGRRR; encoded by the coding sequence GTGGCGGCCTGCCTGCCGGTAGGCAGGGAGGAGCCGCCCGACGACAGGACCCGGAGGCATATGGAGTTATCCATGGATATGCAGAGGCTCAGGATATTCTGCGAGGTATATCGCCAGCGCGGATTTTCGCAGGCTGCGCGCAGGCTCAAGCTCACGCAGTCCGCGGTGAGCCAGCAGGTGCGCGCACTCGAGCGGGAGCTCGGCGTCGCCCTGTTCGACCCGCAGTCGCGCGCGAGCCCGACCGCCGCCGGGGACTACCTCTTCAGGGAGGGGAACCTGATCTTGGCGACCGTCGAGGACGTCTGCAGGGGCGCCCAGGGAGCCGGCGGGCTCGGGAGCGGCATGGTCAAGTTCGGCATGATCGACACCGCTGCCATCGAGATCATGCCCGGCGTGCTCTCCGCCTTCAGGAGGGCCCACCCCGAGGTGAAGGTCGAGGCGGTGGTCAGGGCCAGCGGCGAGCTCATGGAGATGGTGGCGGGCCACGAGATAGAGTTCGCGATAGCGGTCACGAACCGGACCCCCCAGGGCCTCGACTCCTCCACGGTGTACCGCGACTCTATCGTCGCGGTCGTGCCCCAGGGTTCGCGATTCAAGGGCCCGAGAGTCTCGATACGCGAGCTGCGCGGCGAGCCGCTTATCCTCTATCCCCTCTCGTCGCACTCGCGCATGCTCATCGAGGACGTCTTCCGCTCGAACGGCATGGTGCCCACGGTCGCCATGGAGATGCACTACCCCGAGGCGATCTGCTCGCTGGTAGCGCAGGGCATGGGGGTGGGGCTCATCTCCGAGCTCTCCGCGCGCGAGCAGAAGCTGCGCGGCCAGCGCGCGGTGATGATCCGCGAGTTCGAGGGCGTGCGCGAGATCGGCATCGTGCTCCACAAGAGGCGGAGGCCCTCCCCGCAGGCCAGGGCGCTCATGGATGCGGTGAATGCAGCCGGCCGCCGAAGGTAG
- a CDS encoding peroxiredoxin, which produces MEKEKTGMPLLGDRFPDMKVQTTHGMKNLPGDYSGKWFVLFSHPADFTPVCTTEFVAFQKRYEKFRALNCELIGMSVDQVFSHIKWEEWIKEKLDVQIQFPIIADTGAVAEKLGLIHPGKGSNTVRAVFVVDAEGAIRIMFYYPQELGRNMDEILRSVQAMQVSDKNGVAMPAHWPDSEVVGKDHVIIPPPKDVKTAQERFQKAKSGEFECLDWWLCHKKL; this is translated from the coding sequence ATGGAAAAGGAGAAGACGGGCATGCCGCTTCTCGGCGACAGGTTTCCTGACATGAAGGTTCAGACAACGCACGGCATGAAGAACCTGCCTGGCGACTATTCGGGCAAATGGTTTGTCCTGTTCAGCCATCCCGCGGATTTTACGCCGGTGTGCACGACGGAGTTCGTGGCCTTTCAGAAGAGATACGAAAAGTTCAGAGCCCTGAACTGCGAGCTCATCGGCATGAGCGTGGACCAGGTATTCTCCCACATCAAGTGGGAGGAGTGGATAAAGGAAAAGTTGGACGTCCAGATCCAGTTCCCCATCATTGCCGATACCGGGGCCGTGGCGGAGAAACTGGGTTTAATTCACCCCGGCAAGGGATCGAATACGGTCAGGGCCGTCTTCGTGGTGGATGCGGAGGGGGCGATAAGGATAATGTTCTATTATCCGCAGGAGCTGGGCAGAAACATGGACGAGATATTGAGGTCGGTCCAGGCGATGCAGGTCTCGGACAAGAACGGAGTTGCGATGCCGGCGCACTGGCCGGATAGCGAAGTCGTGGGGAAGGACCACGTGATCATCCCGCCGCCCAAGGACGTCAAGACGGCACAGGAGAGGTTTCAAAAGGCGAAGTCAGGCGAGTTCGAATGCCTCGACTGGTGGCTGTGCCATAAAAAGCTGTGA